One Pyrus communis chromosome 4, drPyrComm1.1, whole genome shotgun sequence genomic region harbors:
- the LOC137730925 gene encoding agamous-like MADS-box protein MADS4 isoform X2, producing MLKTLDRYQKCNYGAPETNVSTREALELSSQQEYLKLKAHFEALQRNQRNLLGEDLGHLNSKELESLERQLDMSLKQIRSTRTQCMLDKLTDLQRNEHVLNEANKTLKQRLFEGYHVNSLQLNANADEYGHQQAADEYGRQQAQAAQGDGFFHPLDCEPTLQIGYQNDPISVVTAGPSVSNYMGGWLP from the exons ATGCTCAAAACTCTTGACAGGTACCAGAAGTGCAACTATGGAGCACCGGAGACAAATGTATCTACAAGGGAGGCCTTG GAATTGAGTAGCCAGCAGGAGTATTTGAAGCTCAAGGCACATTTTGAAGCCCTACAACGAAACCAAAG GAATCTCCTTGGAGAAGATCTTGGCCATTTAAACAGCAAAGAGCTTGAATCACTTGAAAGGCAGCTGGACATGTCGCTGAAGCAGATCAGATCGACACGG ACCCAATGCATGCTGGATAAGCTCACAGACCTTCAGCGAAAT GAACACGTGCTAAACGAAGCAAACAAGACCCTGAAACAAAGG TTGTTTGAGGGATACCATGTAAATTCACTGCAACTGAATGCAAATGCCGACGAGTACGGCCACCAACAAGCTGCCGACGAGTACGGCCGCCAACAAGCTCAGGCGGCGCAGGGCGATGGCTTCTTCCATCCCTTAGACTGCGAGCCCACTTTACAGATTGG ATATCAGAATGATCCAATATCCGTGGTGACAGCAGGTCCAAGCGTGAGTAATTACATGGGAGGATGGTTGCCATGA
- the LOC137731536 gene encoding uncharacterized protein → MMRRQQQQQQDQQSRVFYELSALVLNLLRSPPTPIQFSDNSTVVMPPTTSASSLRRPPAASTAQISPAGFASLMLGISMALMLCGTVTFFIGFILMPWVLGLVMVLYVAGILSSLSVLGKSILCYASAPSTPRKDIPAWKLL, encoded by the exons ATGATGCggaggcagcagcagcagcaacaagaCCAGCAATCCAGGGTTTTCTACGAGCTGTCGGCTCTTGTTCTCAACCTCCTCCGATCTCCTCCCACGCCGATTCAATTCTCCGATAACTCCACGGTGGTGATGCCCCCGACTACGTCTGCGTCGTCGTTGAGGCGGCCGCCGGCGGCGTCGACGGCGCAGATCTCGCCGGCGGGATTCGCGTCGTTGATGCTGGGGATTTCGATGGCTCTGATGCTGTGCGGAACGGTGACTTTCTTCATTGGGTTCATATTGATGCCGTGGGTGCTGGGATTGGTGATGGTGTTGTACGTGGCGGGGATCCTGTCGAGCCTCTCCGTCTTGGGGAAGTCGATTCTTTGCTACGCCTCCGCCCCGTCGACGCCGCGGAAGGACATTCCTG CATGGAAGCTGTTGTGA
- the LOC137732976 gene encoding uncharacterized protein — protein sequence MADWGPVVIAVVLFVLLSPGLLFQLPGKGRVVEFGNMHTSGISILVHTIIFFGLLTIFLIAIGVHIYTG from the coding sequence ATGGCGGATTGGGGGCCCGTGGTGATAGCGGTGGTGCTGTTCGTGCTGCTGAGTCCGGGGCTGCTGTTCCAACTGCCGGGGAAGGGCAGGGTGGTGGAGTTTGGGAACATGCATACGAGCGGGATATCGATCCTCGTCCACACCATCATCTTCTTCGGCCTCCTCACCATCTTCCTCATCGCTATTGGTGTTCATATCTACACTGGATGA
- the LOC137730925 gene encoding agamous-like MADS-box protein MADS4 isoform X1, with amino-acid sequence MGRGRVELKRIENKINRQVTFAKRRNGLLKKAYELSILCDAEVALIIFSNRGKLYEFCSSSSMLKTLDRYQKCNYGAPETNVSTREALELSSQQEYLKLKAHFEALQRNQRNLLGEDLGHLNSKELESLERQLDMSLKQIRSTRTQCMLDKLTDLQRNEHVLNEANKTLKQRLFEGYHVNSLQLNANADEYGHQQAADEYGRQQAQAAQGDGFFHPLDCEPTLQIGYQNDPISVVTAGPSVSNYMGGWLP; translated from the exons ATGGGAAGAGGGAGGGTGGAATTGAAGAGGATAGAGAACAAGATCAACAGACAGGTGACCTTTGCGAAGAGAAGGAACGGACTTTTGAAGAAAGCCTACGAGCTTTCCATTCTTTGCGATGCCGAGGTTGCTCTCATCATCTTCTCCAATAGAGGAAAGCTGTACGAGTTTTGCAGTAGTTCAag CATGCTCAAAACTCTTGACAGGTACCAGAAGTGCAACTATGGAGCACCGGAGACAAATGTATCTACAAGGGAGGCCTTG GAATTGAGTAGCCAGCAGGAGTATTTGAAGCTCAAGGCACATTTTGAAGCCCTACAACGAAACCAAAG GAATCTCCTTGGAGAAGATCTTGGCCATTTAAACAGCAAAGAGCTTGAATCACTTGAAAGGCAGCTGGACATGTCGCTGAAGCAGATCAGATCGACACGG ACCCAATGCATGCTGGATAAGCTCACAGACCTTCAGCGAAAT GAACACGTGCTAAACGAAGCAAACAAGACCCTGAAACAAAGG TTGTTTGAGGGATACCATGTAAATTCACTGCAACTGAATGCAAATGCCGACGAGTACGGCCACCAACAAGCTGCCGACGAGTACGGCCGCCAACAAGCTCAGGCGGCGCAGGGCGATGGCTTCTTCCATCCCTTAGACTGCGAGCCCACTTTACAGATTGG ATATCAGAATGATCCAATATCCGTGGTGACAGCAGGTCCAAGCGTGAGTAATTACATGGGAGGATGGTTGCCATGA